From the Oleiphilus messinensis genome, one window contains:
- a CDS encoding radical SAM protein, giving the protein MNYFPIEYIEPVFRPPSEARSLILQVTNGCSYNACTFCEMYQESQKKFKPKPISEIEKDLRSVAKQMPGMQRFFLADGDAMTLSIRRLKEILEKINQYFPNLERVTAYCLPRNLKKKTIEELTELRKLGLTMVYVGCESGDDKVLECVQKGETFETSKDALLKLKAAGIKSSVMILNGLGGRKFSEQHAINSAKLMNETQPEFVSTLVVSFPMGEERFRTGFDGDYEPLSQEELFKEIQTLVSTFELDNTVFRSDHASNYLVLKGTLGEDKQAMLNKIDQALNKPGSIPLRQEWQRGL; this is encoded by the coding sequence ATGAATTATTTTCCTATCGAATACATTGAGCCAGTATTTAGACCTCCGTCAGAGGCTCGCTCTCTTATACTGCAAGTTACCAATGGCTGCTCATATAATGCTTGTACATTCTGTGAGATGTACCAAGAGTCTCAGAAGAAATTTAAGCCTAAGCCCATTTCTGAGATAGAGAAGGATCTCCGATCCGTGGCAAAACAAATGCCGGGTATGCAGCGTTTCTTTCTTGCTGATGGTGATGCGATGACATTATCTATCCGCAGGCTTAAGGAAATTCTAGAAAAAATTAATCAGTACTTTCCGAATCTTGAACGAGTCACTGCTTATTGTTTACCTAGAAACTTGAAGAAGAAAACTATCGAAGAATTGACCGAACTTAGAAAGCTTGGGCTTACCATGGTTTATGTTGGGTGCGAATCCGGCGATGATAAAGTTCTTGAGTGTGTTCAAAAAGGTGAGACCTTTGAAACGTCGAAAGACGCTCTTCTCAAGCTTAAAGCTGCTGGAATTAAATCCTCAGTTATGATTCTCAATGGTTTGGGTGGCAGAAAGTTCTCGGAGCAGCATGCTATTAATAGCGCTAAGCTAATGAACGAAACTCAACCTGAGTTTGTTTCAACACTTGTCGTATCCTTCCCTATGGGTGAAGAAAGATTTCGAACCGGATTTGATGGTGATTACGAGCCACTGTCGCAGGAAGAATTATTCAAAGAAATTCAAACTCTGGTTTCAACCTTCGAATTGGATAATACGGTTTTTCGATCGGACCATGCTTCCAATTATTTGGTTTTAAAAGGAACGCTTGGCGAAGATAAGCAGGCAATGCTGAATAAGATTGATCAGGCTTTAAATAAGCCAGGTTCAATTCCCTTGAGGCAGGAGTGGCAGAGAGGGTTGTGA
- a CDS encoding bifunctional UDP-4-keto-pentose/UDP-xylose synthase, whose product MKILIIGVNGFIGSNLTQRILNTTNWEVYGMDINRSYIKNLEQSDRFHYTEGDIAINNEWIEYHIKKCDVILPLVAIATPKKYVTDPLEVFELDFEQNLKIVRWAHQYKKRLIFPSTSEVYGMSQDAEFNESKTNFVYGPIHKTRWIYACSKQLLDRIIYAYGRDYGLRYTCFRPFNWIGPKLDNMGSARVGNSRVLTQFISNLIEGRAIQLVDGGEQKRCFTHVEDGLDCLMSILNNEELANGHIVNIGDPKNVSSVRDLAMLTRQIFAEQREISIEDIPEPEIVTEKEFYGNGFQDITHRLPCIDLARQLFSWEPRRRHEDGVRSAVAFFINHKGDDRVLSRNPTGM is encoded by the coding sequence ATGAAAATTTTGATTATTGGTGTTAACGGTTTTATTGGTTCAAACTTAACTCAGAGGATATTGAATACAACAAACTGGGAAGTTTATGGTATGGATATCAATCGCTCTTACATAAAAAATCTTGAGCAAAGTGATCGTTTTCACTATACCGAAGGTGATATTGCTATCAATAATGAGTGGATTGAATATCACATAAAAAAATGTGATGTAATCCTTCCATTGGTTGCTATTGCAACGCCTAAAAAATACGTAACTGATCCTTTGGAAGTTTTTGAACTCGATTTTGAACAGAACTTAAAAATTGTACGCTGGGCTCATCAATACAAAAAAAGGTTGATTTTTCCATCAACCAGTGAGGTTTACGGAATGAGCCAGGACGCTGAGTTTAATGAATCGAAGACTAATTTTGTTTATGGTCCTATACATAAGACAAGATGGATCTACGCCTGCTCCAAGCAGCTGCTTGATAGAATTATTTATGCATACGGTCGAGATTATGGTCTTAGATACACTTGTTTTCGCCCCTTTAACTGGATTGGACCTAAGTTGGATAATATGGGCTCGGCGCGTGTCGGAAATAGTCGAGTTCTAACACAATTTATTAGCAATCTGATTGAGGGAAGGGCGATCCAGTTAGTGGATGGCGGAGAGCAAAAGCGATGTTTCACTCATGTAGAGGACGGTCTCGACTGCCTAATGAGCATACTTAATAATGAAGAGCTCGCAAATGGTCACATTGTTAATATTGGAGATCCCAAGAATGTATCAAGTGTACGGGATCTCGCAATGTTAACCAGGCAAATATTTGCAGAACAGCGTGAAATTTCTATTGAAGATATCCCCGAGCCAGAGATTGTTACTGAGAAAGAGTTTTACGGAAATGGCTTTCAAGATATTACGCACAGGTTGCCTTGCATCGATTTGGCGAGGCAGCTATTTAGTTGGGAGCCTCGCCGTAGACATGAAGATGGTGTTCGTTCAGCAGTAGCGTTTTTCATAAATCACAAAGGTGATGATCGTGTGCTCTCAAGGAATCCTACGGGGATGTAG
- a CDS encoding electron transfer flavoprotein-ubiquinone oxidoreductase, with amino-acid sequence MERESMEFDVLIVGAGPAGLSAACRILQLAQESGEEMSVCVVEKGSEVGAHILAGTVFEPTALNELFPNWKEMGAPLNTPVTRDDIFILRNQENGLKIPNALVPRNMHNHGNYIISLGNLCRWLAEQAEGMGAEIYPGFAASEILYNDDGSIKGIATGDMGLDREGNPKDSFMPGMELHAKYTIFSEGCRGHLGKQLIEKFNLNEGKDPQHYGIGIKELWDIDPAKHEPGLVVHTTGWPLNESGTTGGSFLYHLENNQVYVGLITDLAYSNPHVSPFEEFQRLKHHPEIKKYLEGGKRVAYGARAITKGGFNALPKMSFPGGLLVGCDAGTLNSSKIKGSHTAMKSGMVAAETVFAAVKSGTQGADLPYESNFKASWLYKELYDERNFGPAMHKFGNIMGGAVAFFEQNILRGSLPITFHDTKPDYQAMKPASECKPVTYPKPDNKLTFDRLSSVFLSNTNHEEEQPCHLKLKDPDLPIRENLPKFDEPAQRYCPAGVYEVVEGDDGSKRFQINAQNCVHCKTCDIKDPAQNITWVTPEGGGGPNYPNM; translated from the coding sequence GTGGAACGTGAATCTATGGAATTTGACGTCCTAATCGTAGGCGCAGGGCCAGCAGGCCTTTCAGCAGCTTGCAGAATTCTTCAACTGGCTCAGGAGTCAGGCGAGGAAATGAGTGTTTGTGTAGTGGAAAAAGGGTCTGAAGTGGGAGCCCACATTCTAGCCGGTACCGTATTCGAACCAACTGCATTGAATGAACTCTTCCCCAACTGGAAAGAAATGGGTGCACCACTTAATACTCCGGTTACCCGCGATGACATTTTCATTCTGCGCAATCAGGAAAATGGATTAAAGATCCCCAACGCGCTCGTACCGCGAAACATGCACAACCATGGCAATTACATCATTAGTCTGGGAAATCTGTGTCGATGGTTGGCGGAGCAAGCCGAAGGCATGGGTGCAGAAATTTATCCAGGCTTCGCCGCTTCCGAAATTCTTTATAATGATGATGGCAGCATTAAAGGAATCGCGACCGGCGACATGGGTCTCGATCGAGAAGGCAATCCAAAAGATTCTTTCATGCCAGGCATGGAATTACACGCAAAATACACAATCTTCTCTGAAGGGTGTCGAGGCCACCTTGGCAAACAATTGATCGAAAAGTTCAATCTGAATGAAGGCAAAGATCCACAACATTACGGAATTGGAATCAAGGAACTCTGGGATATTGATCCTGCCAAACACGAACCAGGACTAGTGGTTCACACCACTGGCTGGCCACTGAACGAAAGTGGAACAACTGGCGGATCTTTCTTGTATCACCTGGAAAACAACCAGGTTTATGTTGGCCTCATTACTGACCTGGCTTACTCAAACCCTCATGTTAGCCCATTTGAAGAATTCCAACGTTTAAAACACCACCCTGAAATCAAGAAATATCTTGAAGGTGGCAAACGTGTAGCATACGGTGCGAGAGCAATCACCAAGGGTGGCTTCAACGCATTACCTAAAATGAGCTTCCCTGGCGGACTACTTGTCGGTTGTGATGCAGGCACATTGAATTCATCAAAAATCAAAGGCTCTCACACAGCAATGAAATCCGGCATGGTCGCAGCAGAAACTGTTTTTGCAGCTGTGAAATCCGGAACACAAGGCGCTGACCTTCCCTACGAGTCCAACTTCAAGGCATCATGGCTGTACAAAGAGCTTTATGATGAGCGCAACTTTGGTCCGGCAATGCACAAATTTGGCAACATCATGGGTGGTGCCGTTGCGTTTTTCGAGCAGAACATTCTTCGCGGCAGCCTTCCAATTACATTCCATGATACCAAGCCAGATTATCAGGCGATGAAACCCGCGTCGGAATGCAAGCCAGTAACCTATCCAAAACCGGATAACAAATTGACTTTTGACCGCCTGTCTTCCGTATTTCTATCAAATACAAACCACGAAGAAGAACAGCCTTGTCACTTGAAATTAAAGGATCCAGACTTACCCATTCGGGAAAACCTACCCAAATTCGATGAACCTGCGCAGCGTTATTGCCCAGCCGGTGTTTACGAAGTTGTTGAAGGCGATGATGGCAGCAAACGTTTCCAAATCAATGCACAAAACTGTGTGCACTGTAAAACGTGTGATATTAAAGACCCGGCTCAAAACATCACCTGGGTAACGCCTGAAGGTGGCGGCGGTCCAAACTATCCGAACATGTAG
- a CDS encoding DUF1285 domain-containing protein, producing MSKSADLNRLSEQLGADFEAKLPPVEKWNPDFSGDIDIHIHANGVWYFEGNPIARQELVNLFSSILIFEDDEYYLVTPIEKWRIQVDGFPFVASSPESCDVGGVDFIVLKTNTDEALLVGSDHPIALYGEGEERVPVITVRRNLLALVSRPAYYQLVELASAQIIDGEEHLGVFSQGQFYSLGIV from the coding sequence ATGAGCAAGAGTGCTGATCTGAATCGGTTATCTGAGCAGTTGGGGGCGGACTTTGAAGCTAAGCTCCCGCCTGTAGAGAAATGGAATCCAGATTTTTCCGGCGACATTGATATTCATATTCACGCAAACGGGGTTTGGTATTTTGAAGGGAATCCTATTGCAAGACAGGAGTTGGTAAACCTGTTTTCTTCTATTCTTATTTTTGAAGATGATGAATATTACTTGGTTACACCGATTGAGAAGTGGCGAATTCAGGTGGATGGATTTCCATTTGTTGCATCCTCTCCTGAGTCATGTGATGTTGGAGGGGTCGACTTTATTGTTTTAAAAACGAATACAGATGAAGCGTTATTGGTCGGAAGTGATCACCCAATCGCATTGTACGGGGAGGGTGAAGAGCGTGTTCCAGTAATTACCGTGCGACGAAATCTCCTCGCATTGGTATCCAGGCCGGCATACTATCAATTGGTTGAATTGGCGTCAGCGCAAATAATTGATGGTGAAGAACATTTGGGTGTGTTCAGTCAGGGTCAGTTTTATTCTTTGGGGATTGTTTAG
- a CDS encoding electron transfer flavoprotein subunit alpha/FixB family protein, translating to MSILVIADHDNAAIKGATLNVVAAAQKIGGDIDVLVAGEGCGAAAEAAAKIAGVGKVLLADNAAYGHHLAENLGLLVADLGKGYSHILASAGTTGKDFLPRVAALLDVAQISDITGVESADTFIRPIYAGNAIATVQSADSVKVITVRGTAFDPVAAEGGSASVEAVDNAQDAGISAFVGEELAKSDRPELTAASIVISGGRGMQNGDNFKLLEAVADKLGAAVGASRAAVDAGFVPNDMQVGQTGKIVAPQLYIAVGISGAIQHLAGMSDSKVIVAINKDEEAPIFQVADYGLVADLFEALPELESLL from the coding sequence ATGAGCATTCTGGTAATAGCTGATCACGATAATGCGGCGATCAAAGGTGCTACCCTGAATGTGGTTGCTGCTGCACAAAAAATTGGTGGCGACATCGATGTTCTGGTAGCCGGTGAAGGCTGTGGAGCTGCTGCAGAAGCTGCAGCAAAAATTGCTGGTGTTGGCAAAGTATTGCTTGCAGATAACGCGGCCTATGGCCATCACCTGGCAGAAAATCTGGGTTTGCTGGTTGCAGATTTGGGTAAGGGTTACAGCCACATTCTGGCATCTGCAGGTACAACGGGTAAAGATTTCCTGCCCCGCGTAGCGGCGCTGTTGGATGTTGCTCAGATTTCAGACATCACTGGTGTTGAATCTGCAGATACATTTATCCGCCCAATCTACGCCGGTAATGCGATCGCGACTGTGCAGTCTGCTGACAGTGTTAAAGTGATCACTGTACGTGGAACAGCTTTTGATCCTGTTGCAGCTGAAGGCGGATCAGCAAGTGTTGAAGCTGTTGATAATGCTCAAGATGCAGGTATCTCTGCATTTGTAGGCGAAGAGTTGGCTAAGTCTGATCGTCCTGAGCTGACTGCAGCCTCTATCGTTATTTCTGGTGGTCGTGGTATGCAGAACGGTGACAACTTCAAGCTGCTTGAAGCTGTTGCAGACAAGCTGGGCGCTGCTGTTGGTGCATCCCGTGCAGCTGTAGACGCTGGCTTCGTACCAAACGATATGCAAGTTGGTCAAACTGGTAAAATCGTTGCTCCACAACTTTACATTGCTGTTGGTATCTCTGGTGCGATTCAGCACTTGGCAGGTATGTCGGACAGTAAAGTCATTGTTGCGATCAACAAAGACGAAGAAGCGCCAATCTTCCAGGTTGCGGATTACGGTCTGGTGGCAGATCTGTTTGAAGCATTACCTGAGTTGGAATCTCTGTTGTAA
- a CDS encoding DegT/DnrJ/EryC1/StrS family aminotransferase, with protein MVRIPFSKITISDEEERELIECLRSGWLATGPRTEAFEREFSKIIGTEMSVAVTSGTAALHLALLTLDLQPGDEVITPSFTWVSAPNLISLLGAKPVFCDVDEETLNINAELIAPLITRRTKAIIPVHFAGLPVNMGPVYSLADKHGLVVIEDGCHALGASVNGKAIGSESNLCVFSFHPNKNITTGEGGVITGMDKKRLMRIRKLRHHGVERNSYDAYKNNKISKYDVLSLGLKYNMTDLAASIGIGQLKKLSRFIGSRNLAVQRYVDDLNELQTEIKVAQKFAVHEIQHACHLLITKVQDKPGLRDSLIAYLSSKGIQTGLHYLPVHLMTYYRDLYPNVKLPVTEKLGRTVLSLPLFPDISTQEISTVCHELDAGLRLARE; from the coding sequence ATGGTGCGAATTCCCTTTTCTAAAATAACCATTTCAGATGAAGAAGAGCGTGAGCTGATTGAGTGTCTTCGAAGCGGGTGGCTTGCTACAGGCCCCCGTACCGAAGCTTTTGAAAGGGAGTTTTCTAAGATTATTGGTACTGAAATGTCAGTTGCAGTTACTTCTGGCACTGCTGCATTACATCTCGCGTTATTAACGTTGGATCTTCAACCCGGCGACGAGGTAATTACGCCCTCTTTTACTTGGGTTAGTGCCCCAAATCTTATTTCATTGCTTGGGGCAAAGCCCGTATTTTGTGATGTTGATGAAGAAACCCTAAACATTAACGCTGAATTGATCGCCCCACTAATAACACGCAGAACAAAAGCAATTATCCCCGTGCACTTCGCAGGTCTGCCTGTCAATATGGGGCCGGTGTATTCATTAGCTGACAAGCACGGTCTCGTAGTGATAGAAGATGGATGCCATGCACTTGGTGCTTCGGTTAATGGTAAGGCCATTGGTTCGGAGTCAAATTTATGTGTTTTTAGCTTTCACCCAAATAAAAATATCACTACTGGTGAGGGGGGAGTCATTACTGGGATGGATAAAAAAAGGTTAATGCGTATTCGGAAATTGAGACATCATGGTGTAGAGCGAAATTCATACGACGCATATAAAAATAATAAAATATCAAAATATGATGTCTTAAGTCTTGGCCTAAAATATAACATGACAGACTTGGCTGCATCCATTGGAATTGGCCAATTAAAAAAATTATCGAGATTCATAGGGTCTCGTAATTTGGCAGTGCAACGTTATGTTGATGACCTGAATGAATTACAAACCGAGATTAAGGTGGCACAAAAGTTCGCAGTGCATGAAATACAGCATGCCTGTCATTTACTTATCACTAAAGTTCAGGACAAGCCTGGATTAAGAGATAGTTTGATTGCATATCTCAGTTCTAAGGGAATTCAAACTGGTCTTCATTACTTGCCGGTACATTTAATGACCTATTATCGCGACCTATACCCAAACGTTAAGTTACCTGTCACGGAAAAGTTAGGCAGAACCGTTTTGAGTTTACCGTTGTTTCCAGACATTTCAACTCAGGAAATTTCGACTGTTTGTCATGAGCTCGATGCTGGATTGCGTTTGGCTCGAGAATGA
- a CDS encoding SHOCT domain-containing protein has product MNNLSRVLSTCFVFGLPLVSFAHEGSDHYGPHMMWQGYGMMMGPFMMVLFIAVITVVGVLIFKWLTGHNFGSGSSSEEDPIEILKARFARGEIEKEDFEERLRMLQNSK; this is encoded by the coding sequence GTGAATAATTTATCTCGTGTTTTATCGACCTGTTTTGTTTTTGGACTACCTTTGGTTTCGTTTGCGCATGAAGGTAGTGATCATTATGGCCCGCATATGATGTGGCAAGGCTACGGAATGATGATGGGGCCTTTTATGATGGTACTTTTCATTGCCGTTATTACTGTGGTTGGCGTATTAATTTTTAAATGGTTAACGGGCCATAACTTTGGTTCGGGATCAAGTTCAGAAGAAGACCCAATTGAAATTCTCAAAGCCAGGTTTGCGAGGGGCGAAATTGAAAAAGAAGATTTCGAAGAGCGTCTGCGAATGTTGCAAAATAGCAAATAG
- a CDS encoding radical SAM protein codes for MNFISISKWYMYQLNFDLYQWLRSIWYGFYCYTRDMYTAAQKKFKPKAFEVLEAEIAQTAERFDGISRFFLADGDAMTLSFRRLKEILLCLNRYFPELERATAYCLPRNLKNKTIEELRELQELGLKMVYVGCESGDDKVLECVKKGETFETSKEALLKLKAAGIKSSVMILNGLGGRKFSEQHALNSARLMNETQPEYVSTLVVSFPMGDARFRDGFAGQFEPLQQQELFQEIRTLIANLDLNDTVFRSDHASNYLVLKGVLGKDKAEILNKIDLALNKPGAIPLRQEWQRGL; via the coding sequence ATGAATTTTATTAGTATATCTAAATGGTATATGTACCAATTAAACTTCGATTTATATCAGTGGCTTAGGTCTATTTGGTATGGTTTTTATTGTTATACTCGAGATATGTACACAGCGGCCCAAAAAAAGTTCAAGCCGAAAGCATTTGAAGTTTTGGAAGCAGAGATTGCACAAACGGCGGAACGATTTGATGGTATTAGTCGATTTTTCCTGGCTGATGGAGATGCAATGACCCTTTCATTTCGGCGCTTGAAAGAAATATTGTTGTGCTTGAATCGGTATTTTCCAGAGCTAGAGCGTGCTACAGCATATTGTTTGCCAAGAAATCTCAAGAATAAAACTATTGAAGAGCTCCGGGAATTACAAGAGCTGGGTTTGAAAATGGTTTATGTCGGTTGTGAATCGGGTGATGACAAGGTTCTTGAGTGTGTTAAAAAGGGCGAAACATTCGAAACATCCAAAGAGGCATTATTAAAACTCAAAGCTGCAGGCATAAAGTCATCTGTTATGATTTTAAATGGCCTCGGAGGGCGGAAATTTTCTGAACAACACGCGTTAAACAGCGCGAGACTAATGAACGAAACTCAGCCGGAATACGTATCAACTTTAGTTGTTTCCTTTCCAATGGGAGATGCCCGTTTCCGAGATGGTTTTGCTGGTCAATTCGAGCCATTGCAGCAGCAAGAATTGTTTCAGGAGATCCGTACTCTGATTGCCAATCTGGATTTGAACGATACTGTCTTTCGGTCAGATCATGCTTCTAATTATCTGGTTTTAAAGGGCGTGCTAGGAAAGGATAAGGCTGAGATATTGAATAAAATAGATCTGGCGTTGAACAAGCCAGGAGCGATTCCGTTAAGGCAGGAATGGCAGCGCGGTCTGTAA
- a CDS encoding c-type cytochrome has product MLEIKAVFRLKKTVLLVQAAIISLMLASFSYAHPEHSKQQDQNSTKQGMMHGHHSGMMSGQRDMWNPHWMKRGMWGHGMMGPMERQRMERHWTFMHSGIPNEYRGLINPIPSSIKSLKEGASLYKQQCASCHGVDGLGDGEAGKDLTPSPALLAYMIQMPMAVDEYMMWSISEGGKQFGTAMPGFKEQLTRDEIWKIVSFMRAGFPESGE; this is encoded by the coding sequence ATGCTAGAAATAAAAGCTGTTTTTAGGTTAAAGAAAACTGTTTTATTGGTCCAAGCAGCTATCATCTCATTGATGCTGGCTTCTTTTTCTTATGCCCATCCTGAGCATAGTAAACAACAAGACCAAAACTCAACAAAGCAAGGTATGATGCACGGGCACCATTCTGGGATGATGTCTGGCCAAAGAGACATGTGGAACCCTCATTGGATGAAAAGAGGAATGTGGGGGCATGGCATGATGGGCCCCATGGAACGACAAAGAATGGAAAGGCATTGGACCTTTATGCATTCAGGTATCCCAAATGAATATCGTGGTCTCATTAATCCGATCCCATCTAGCATAAAAAGCTTAAAGGAAGGTGCTTCACTCTATAAGCAACAATGTGCCAGTTGCCACGGAGTCGATGGCTTAGGTGATGGAGAGGCTGGTAAAGACCTGACCCCTTCTCCCGCGTTACTAGCTTACATGATCCAAATGCCGATGGCGGTAGATGAATACATGATGTGGTCAATCTCCGAAGGCGGTAAGCAATTTGGTACGGCAATGCCAGGATTCAAAGAGCAACTGACCAGAGACGAAATATGGAAAATTGTAAGCTTTATGCGTGCGGGTTTTCCAGAAAGTGGCGAGTAA
- a CDS encoding radical SAM/SPASM domain-containing protein → MSSLQHDFGFDSSKEEAFPNYIMYDIVNVCNATCPHCPQSLIASDKNYKPLYLQWDVYEKSIKEVAQYKTELVRFTGDGEPLIHPRLPEMIKKAKSLGIPKVNLTTNGSLLSGRKLDNLLECPPDIFDVSLDAYHPETFSVRRGGLNFDEVKKNVINLTKLAPQNNFKVIVSFINEPGLESEVERFKAFWKDRVDFVAVRSMHSNLGLSGLGSTDKSNLSKLQRWPCQHLWRRLVIDYRGHIRYCPVDWLDQTSLGAVSAMSLHEAWHSDRLRQLRTQHTMLAFDSESPCANCSDWSSSPWNVGWMQMIKTYLDNN, encoded by the coding sequence ATGAGTTCCTTGCAGCATGACTTCGGATTCGATTCTTCAAAAGAGGAAGCGTTTCCAAATTATATCATGTACGACATCGTGAATGTTTGTAATGCAACTTGCCCACATTGCCCCCAAAGTCTCATCGCATCCGATAAAAACTATAAGCCGCTTTACTTGCAATGGGATGTGTATGAGAAGAGCATCAAAGAAGTCGCCCAATACAAGACTGAGCTTGTTAGATTTACTGGCGATGGTGAGCCTTTAATACACCCCAGACTGCCGGAAATGATAAAAAAAGCGAAAAGCTTGGGAATACCGAAGGTTAATTTGACGACAAACGGTAGTTTGTTGTCAGGAAGAAAGCTGGATAATTTGCTTGAATGCCCTCCTGACATATTTGATGTATCACTTGATGCTTATCATCCGGAGACATTTTCGGTAAGAAGGGGTGGCCTGAATTTCGATGAGGTTAAGAAGAATGTTATCAATTTAACTAAGCTTGCGCCCCAAAATAACTTCAAAGTAATTGTTTCATTTATCAATGAGCCTGGTCTAGAGTCGGAAGTCGAACGTTTTAAAGCGTTCTGGAAAGATAGAGTCGATTTTGTGGCTGTTCGCAGTATGCATTCAAATCTGGGTCTATCTGGTCTCGGCTCGACTGACAAATCAAACCTCTCGAAATTACAGCGTTGGCCTTGTCAACATCTGTGGCGTCGATTAGTGATCGATTATCGGGGTCACATTCGCTATTGTCCCGTAGATTGGTTAGACCAAACTTCATTGGGAGCTGTGAGTGCAATGAGTCTTCATGAAGCTTGGCACAGTGATCGCCTGCGCCAGTTAAGAACTCAGCACACCATGCTGGCCTTTGATTCAGAGTCACCTTGTGCGAACTGCAGTGACTGGTCCTCATCTCCTTGGAATGTGGGCTGGATGCAAATGATTAAGACGTATTTGGATAACAATTAA
- a CDS encoding electron transfer flavoprotein subunit beta/FixA family protein has product MKVLVAVKRVIDYNVKVRVKPDNTGVDLANVKMAMNPFCEIAVEEAVRLKEKGIASEIVVVSIGPKAAQEQIRTALALGADRGIHVESEEEIQSLAAAKLLKAIVDKEQPNLIILGKQSIDSDNNQTGQMLAALAGLPQGTFASEVNVEGEKVKVTREIDGGLMTVELNLPAIVTTDLRLNEPRYASLPNIMKAKKKPLETTTPADLGVDVAPRLTTLKVEAPAQRSAGIKVENVAELVEKLKNEAKVI; this is encoded by the coding sequence ATGAAGGTTCTGGTCGCTGTTAAACGAGTAATTGACTACAACGTCAAGGTTCGAGTGAAGCCTGACAACACTGGTGTGGATCTGGCTAACGTAAAAATGGCTATGAACCCTTTCTGCGAAATCGCGGTTGAAGAAGCGGTTCGCCTGAAAGAGAAAGGGATTGCGAGTGAGATCGTTGTAGTATCCATCGGTCCTAAAGCCGCTCAAGAGCAAATTCGTACTGCGTTGGCACTGGGTGCAGATCGTGGTATTCATGTTGAGTCAGAAGAAGAAATTCAGTCATTGGCTGCAGCTAAACTTCTGAAAGCCATTGTCGACAAAGAGCAACCTAATTTGATTATCTTAGGTAAGCAGTCAATCGACAGTGATAATAACCAAACCGGTCAGATGCTGGCTGCATTGGCAGGTCTGCCTCAGGGTACGTTTGCGTCTGAAGTGAACGTTGAAGGCGAAAAAGTTAAAGTTACTCGCGAAATCGATGGTGGTTTGATGACGGTAGAGCTGAATCTGCCTGCGATCGTAACGACAGACCTTCGTTTGAATGAGCCACGTTACGCTTCACTGCCAAACATCATGAAGGCTAAGAAGAAGCCTTTGGAAACCACAACGCCTGCAGACTTGGGTGTTGATGTGGCGCCACGTCTTACCACGTTGAAAGTTGAAGCACCTGCTCAACGTTCTGCTGGTATTAAAGTGGAGAATGTGGCTGAGTTGGTTGAAAAACTCAAGAACGAAGCGAAGGTGATTTAA